From Hydractinia symbiolongicarpus strain clone_291-10 chromosome 11, HSymV2.1, whole genome shotgun sequence, the proteins below share one genomic window:
- the LOC130614350 gene encoding dapdiamide synthesis protein DdaC-like — MIRALYQKQNVLVQTIPKRLASFVAVEPDTSKKHGSYIKGRIFLPSSSHEDMPHHLSYSANPNLKVFQFYGDPNNIKTIAESFRKCIDDNLPNSSAILFKKLPINNEFVFNEMIKYSNYNAMQYISGNVSRGTVVGNVYESTAEPPELSIDLHNEMSYLKWYPKKIMFCCLVPPEIEGETPVCFNREFSPKLDPDFVAKADEKKIRYIRNYGNRENTSYMTWQTIFNTESRKKVEEVLRALDSDWEWHSDGTLTSWHIGEAFITHPKTKEKIWFNQLAAAHKSYYFDHPDFYNRPDLTVKQIPLHTTYGDGEEVELRHIDHHRMVQWNSAFGFQWEQGDVLVLDNLLAQHGKLSFQGQRKLVVSLIDE, encoded by the exons atgATTCGCGCCTTATATCAAAAACAGAATGTCCTTGTGCAAACAATTCCGAAAAGATTAGCATCCTTCGTTGCTGTGGAACCTGACACTTCAAAGAAGCATGGTTCGTATATAAAGGGAAGAATCTTCTTACCGAGTTCATCGCATGAGGATATGCCACACCACTTGAGTTATTCTGCCAATCCTAACTTgaaagtttttcaattttacggcGACCCCAATAACATCAAAACAATTGCTGAGTCATTCAGAAAATGCATTGATGATAATTTACCAAACAGCAGTGCCATACTATTCAAGAAGCTTCCGATTAATAACGAATTTGTTTTTAACGAAATGATCAAATACTCCAACTACAACGCAATGCAGTATATATCAGGAAATGTAAGTCGAGGTACAGTGGTTGGAAATGTCTACGAATCAACTGCCGAACCGCCTGAACTTAGCATAGACCTTCACAATGAAATGTCTTATCTTAAATGGTACCCTAAAAAG ATCATGTTTTGCTGTCTCGTCCCACCAGAGATTGAAGGTGAGACTCCTGTTTGTTTTAACAGAGAATTTTCACCAAAACTCGATCCAGATTTCGTTGCAAAGGCAGATGAAAAGAAAATTCGATACATTCGTAATTATGGAAACAGAGAGAATACAAGTTACATGACATGGCAAACTATCTTTAACACAGAATCGCGAAAG AAAGTCGAAGAGGTATTAAGGGCCTTAGACAGTGACTGGGAATGGCATTCCGACGGAACGCTAACTTCTTGGCATATTGGAGAAGCTTTTATAACTCATCCAAAAACGAAAGAAAAGATTTGGTTCAATCAACTCGCTGCAGCTCACAAATCGTATTATTTCGACCACCCGGACTTTTATAACCGACCTGACCTCACTGTAAAGCAGATACCACTGCATACGACTTATGGAGATGGAGAGGAGGTTGAATTGCGTCATATAGATCACCATCGTATGGTTCAATGGAATTCAGCATTTGGTTTTCAATGGGAGCAAGGAGATGTGCTAGTGTTAGATAATTTACTGGCTCAGCATGGAAAATTAAGTTTTCAAGGTCAACGAAAGCTTGTTGTGTCCTTAATTGACGAATAa
- the LOC130613784 gene encoding uncharacterized protein LOC130613784, which translates to MTTLVRKFRYIAARQGSNTFNYKTSRLRLKLQKDFPELVFYRPKFRRKSYIVYLKEYETGDMLESANLTESEGTTSESSSSDESEWGDNATRGILSLPCSILLAQCHQGARIVHRKLATHFC; encoded by the coding sequence atgACTACTCTGGTtagaaaatttagatatattgcTGCTAGACAGGGTAGCAATACTTTCAATTATAAAACTTCTAGACTGCGGTTAAAGTTACAAAAAGACTTCCCTGAACTCGTCTTCTATCGCCCAAAATTTCGCAGAAAGAGCTACATTGTTTATCTAAAAGAATATGAGACGGGGGACATGTTAGAATCTGCAAATCTAACAGAAAGTGAAGGTACAACATCAGAGAGTTCTTCCAGCGACGAAAGTGAGTGGGGTGATAACGCGACGCGAGGAATTCTATCTCTACCATGCAGCATTTTACTTGCGCAATGTCATCAAGGCGCCAGAATCGTTCATCGTAAACTGGCCACCCACTTctgctga
- the LOC130614405 gene encoding alpha-1,3-mannosyl-glycoprotein 4-beta-N-acetylglucosaminyltransferase B-like: protein MLGRINTEYLTTGCALCFFVALLLLNTWIVYKESWCQDGSFILDEVFAYDRDEKPIRRREAAIAGGLKTQPVFLLIGIPTVFREYKNNTVFYLPRTLKALINPLTEKEKETMQILIILADRDNKKRKYIYEQVTALFGDELKNGLINVIGIPDRFYLQLYDLPRTYGDSARRLYWRSKQSLDYAYIFNYAHNLCQYYMQIEDDVIAEYDYYHVIRQDIKEHNEKTIGESRDVLPWEDKQAKQPWMVLEYYKLGFIGRLIPSFYLPMLSTFVRTFYNEMPVDWLYPHLAGMMGIPAGKLEHSLFTHIGKQSSSAGT from the exons ATGTTGGGTCGGATAAATACGGAATATTTAACGACGGGATGTGCACTGTGTTTTTTTGTCGCATTGTTATTGTTAAATACTTGGATCGTCTATAAAG AAAGTTGGTGCCAAGATGGTAGCTTTATTTTGGATGAAGTGTTTGCGTACGATCGTGATGAAAAGCCAATCAGAAGAAGAGAAGCTGCAATCGCTGGTGGTTTAAAAACTCAACCAG ttTTCCTTCTCATTGGGATACCTACCGTGTTTCGtgagtacaaaaacaacaccGTGTTTTATCTACCACGCACGTTAAAAGCATTAATCAACCCCCTGAcggaaaaagagaaagaaaccaTGCAAATTTTAATAATACTGGCTGATCGAGAtaacaagaaaagaaaatatatttacgaACAAGTTACGGCTCTTTTCGGCGATGAGCTAAAGAACGGATTAATCAACGTTATCGGGATTCCCGATCGGTTTTATTTGCAACTTTATGACTTGCCAAGAACATACGGCGACTCTGCTCGAAGGTTGTACTGGCGCTCAAAACAATCATTAGATTATGCGTATATATTTAATTATGCTCATAATTTGTGTCAATACTATATGCAAATCGAAGATGACGTCATCGCTGAATATGATTATTATCACGTGATCAGGCAAGACATAAAAGAACACAACGAAAAAACTATTGGTGAAAGTCGGGATGTATTGCCCTGGGAGGATAAGCAAGCAAAACAACCCTGGATGGTTTTGGAATATTACAAACTCGGATTCATAGGTCGACTGATACCTTCCTTTTATCTTCCAATGCTTTCGACTTTTGTTCGAACGTTTTACAACGAGATGCCGGTTGATTGGCTGTATCCACATTTGGCGGGAATGATGGGCATCCCTGCTGGTAAACTCGAGCACAGTCTTTTCACGCACATTGGTAAACAAAGCTCATCTGCGGGCACATAG